Proteins found in one Corynebacterium canis genomic segment:
- the ispG gene encoding flavodoxin-dependent (E)-4-hydroxy-3-methylbut-2-enyl-diphosphate synthase, translated as MSTPIGLGLPEAPAPVLAPRRKTRQLMVGNVGVGSEYPIAVQSMTTTKTHDVNGTLQQIAQLTASGCDIVRVACPKTVDAEALPIIAKKSPIPVIADIHFQPKYIFAAIDAGCAAVRVNPGNIKEFDGRVKEVAQAAGAAGIPIRIGVNAGSLDKRLLAKYGKATPEALVESALWEASLFEEHGFGDIKISVKHNDPVIMVEAYRQLAAQCDYPLHLGVTEAGPAFQGTIKSAVAFGALLSQGIGDTIRVSLSADPKEEIKVGDQILQSLNLRPRKLEIVSCPSCGRAQVDVYTLAEEVTAGLEGMEVPLRVAVMGCVVNGPGEARDADLGVASGNGKGQIFVKGEVIKTVPESQIVETLIEEAMKIAETMEDAGVTGAPEVKVTR; from the coding sequence GTGTCTACCCCCATCGGCCTTGGTCTCCCCGAAGCCCCAGCGCCCGTATTGGCGCCGCGGCGCAAGACTCGGCAACTGATGGTTGGAAACGTTGGCGTGGGGTCGGAGTACCCCATCGCGGTGCAATCCATGACCACCACCAAAACCCACGATGTGAATGGCACGCTGCAGCAGATTGCGCAGCTCACGGCGTCGGGTTGCGATATTGTGCGCGTGGCGTGCCCGAAAACGGTGGACGCGGAGGCGCTGCCGATCATCGCAAAGAAATCGCCGATTCCGGTAATCGCGGATATTCACTTCCAGCCCAAGTATATTTTCGCGGCTATCGACGCAGGCTGCGCCGCCGTGCGCGTCAACCCCGGCAATATCAAGGAGTTCGACGGCCGCGTCAAGGAGGTCGCACAGGCGGCCGGCGCAGCTGGGATACCCATTCGAATCGGCGTCAATGCCGGGTCCTTGGACAAGCGCTTGCTGGCCAAGTACGGCAAAGCCACCCCGGAGGCGCTGGTGGAGTCCGCGCTGTGGGAAGCCTCCCTGTTTGAAGAACACGGGTTCGGGGATATCAAGATCTCCGTAAAGCACAATGACCCCGTCATTATGGTGGAGGCCTACCGGCAATTGGCGGCGCAATGCGACTATCCGCTTCACCTCGGCGTCACCGAGGCGGGGCCCGCATTCCAGGGCACCATTAAATCGGCGGTGGCGTTTGGCGCGCTGCTTTCGCAAGGCATCGGCGATACCATTCGCGTGTCCCTGTCCGCGGACCCCAAGGAGGAAATCAAGGTTGGCGATCAGATCCTGCAATCGCTGAACCTGCGGCCGCGGAAGCTGGAGATCGTCTCCTGTCCGTCCTGTGGCCGCGCCCAGGTGGACGTGTACACCCTGGCGGAAGAGGTTACGGCGGGCTTGGAGGGCATGGAGGTGCCATTGCGCGTGGCCGTCATGGGGTGCGTGGTGAACGGTCCCGGCGAGGCGCGTGACGCCGACCTCGGTGTCGCCTCCGGTAATGGCAAGGGCCAGATCTTTGTCAAAGGCGAAGTGATCAAAACAGTGCCGGAATCCCAGATCGTGGAGACATTGATCGAGGAAGCCATGAAAATCGCCGAAACGATGGAGGATGCCGGGGTTACCGGTGCGCCCGAGGTGAAGGTGACCCGCTAG
- the dxr gene encoding 1-deoxy-D-xylulose-5-phosphate reductoisomerase, which translates to MMQRVLVLGSTGSIGTQALEVIAANPDRFELVGIAAGGRQPELVAAQAHQFGLRADQVAVVDNAERVAQALGGTVISGVDAAATLVRSVAADTVLNALVGSLGLSATLAALHTGARLALANKESLVAGGQLVLDAAQPGQLVPVDSEHSAMAQCLRSGTEREVESLVLTASGGPFRGWSREQMWDVTPEQAAAHPTWSMGQMNTLNSATLVNKGLELIEASLLFRIPASRIAVTVHPQSIVHSMVTFVDGCTIAQASPPSMKLPISLALDWPNRVPHAQPALDFTQAFTWDFAPVDDVAFPAVALARDVVTRGGTWPAVYNAANEEAAEAFLAGRIRFPRIVDTVAEVVSVADAFAGVPSGLDDVLACEREARARAHEVLEGF; encoded by the coding sequence ATGATGCAACGCGTTCTGGTCCTCGGCAGCACTGGCTCAATCGGCACTCAAGCTTTGGAGGTGATCGCAGCTAATCCCGACCGTTTCGAACTGGTGGGCATTGCTGCGGGGGGTAGGCAACCGGAGCTTGTGGCGGCGCAGGCACACCAGTTCGGCTTGCGTGCGGATCAAGTCGCCGTGGTGGACAACGCCGAGCGCGTGGCTCAGGCCCTCGGGGGCACGGTGATTTCGGGTGTCGACGCCGCGGCCACCCTCGTGCGCAGCGTTGCGGCGGATACTGTATTAAACGCCCTCGTGGGATCGTTGGGATTAAGCGCCACCTTGGCGGCTTTGCACACGGGTGCGAGGTTGGCCTTGGCGAACAAGGAGTCGTTGGTGGCGGGCGGGCAGCTGGTGTTGGATGCGGCCCAGCCGGGGCAGCTCGTGCCGGTGGATTCGGAGCATTCGGCGATGGCGCAGTGTTTGCGCTCCGGCACCGAGCGTGAGGTGGAAAGCTTGGTGCTTACCGCGTCCGGCGGTCCGTTCCGCGGTTGGAGCAGGGAACAGATGTGGGATGTGACGCCGGAGCAGGCGGCGGCGCATCCGACGTGGTCGATGGGGCAGATGAATACCTTGAATTCGGCGACGCTAGTAAATAAGGGGTTGGAGCTGATCGAGGCGAGTTTGTTGTTCCGGATTCCGGCGTCGCGGATCGCCGTGACGGTGCACCCGCAATCGATCGTGCATTCCATGGTGACCTTTGTGGACGGGTGTACGATTGCCCAGGCCTCCCCGCCGTCGATGAAGCTGCCGATTTCGCTGGCTTTGGATTGGCCCAACAGGGTTCCGCACGCCCAACCCGCCCTCGACTTTACGCAGGCCTTTACCTGGGACTTCGCTCCGGTTGATGACGTCGCGTTTCCCGCCGTTGCGTTAGCGCGCGACGTCGTCACGCGGGGCGGGACGTGGCCGGCGGTGTATAACGCCGCAAATGAGGAGGCTGCGGAGGCGTTTTTGGCTGGTCGGATACGGTTCCCGCGGATTGTGGATACGGTGGCCGAGGTGGTAAGTGTTGCGGACGCGTTTGCTGGTGTACCCTCGGGGCTCGACGATGTGCTGGCCTGCGAACGTGAAGCTCGGGCCCGCGCGCATGAGGTGTTGGAAGGATTTTAG
- a CDS encoding M50 family metallopeptidase, whose protein sequence is MLVSYLVGVLLFALGIMVTIGLHEWGHYRTAKATGMLVRRFFIGFGPTVFSYTRNGTEYGLKAIPVGGFCDIAGMTAQDPVTPAERPYAMVYKPAWQRILVLSGGILMNILVAFVLLYTVAVSSGLPNLNADFTATVGKTQCLDSGACPAQDAGIEVGDRITHINGEEMVAFVQVRDTVRKFAGETISLTVERDGVEKIIDVAVAKEGAIGVVSAPIKDPIKVYGPLEAVPATLQYSGMMLQATVQGLAAFPAKLPGVAASILGEERDKEGPVSVVGASRVGGELAERSQWATFLMMLASLNFFLALFNLVPLPPLDGGHIAVVCYEKVRDIVRKMRGLRPGGPANYDRLMPVTMAVSAVLIGVGALVIVADVVNPIRAFG, encoded by the coding sequence ATTTTAGTGAGCTATCTCGTCGGCGTTCTGCTGTTCGCCTTGGGCATTATGGTCACCATTGGTCTGCACGAGTGGGGGCACTACCGTACGGCCAAAGCAACTGGAATGCTTGTTCGGCGCTTCTTTATTGGGTTCGGCCCCACCGTGTTTTCGTACACGCGCAATGGTACCGAATACGGGCTTAAGGCGATCCCGGTCGGCGGGTTTTGCGATATCGCGGGCATGACGGCGCAGGATCCGGTGACGCCGGCGGAACGTCCGTACGCGATGGTGTACAAGCCGGCCTGGCAGCGCATCCTGGTGCTTTCCGGCGGCATTCTGATGAATATCCTTGTGGCGTTTGTGCTGCTCTATACCGTTGCGGTGAGCTCGGGGCTGCCCAATCTCAACGCCGATTTCACGGCTACGGTGGGCAAGACGCAATGCCTGGATAGCGGTGCTTGCCCGGCGCAGGACGCGGGTATTGAGGTCGGCGATCGCATTACGCACATCAATGGCGAGGAGATGGTGGCGTTTGTGCAGGTGCGCGACACGGTCCGTAAGTTTGCCGGCGAAACCATTTCGCTGACGGTGGAGCGCGATGGCGTCGAAAAGATTATCGACGTCGCGGTGGCGAAAGAAGGTGCGATCGGCGTGGTGTCGGCGCCGATTAAGGACCCCATCAAGGTCTATGGTCCGCTGGAAGCCGTTCCGGCGACGCTGCAATATTCCGGCATGATGCTGCAGGCGACGGTGCAGGGGCTGGCGGCGTTTCCGGCGAAGCTGCCGGGAGTCGCGGCGTCGATACTCGGCGAGGAGCGCGATAAGGAAGGGCCCGTGAGCGTCGTGGGGGCGTCACGCGTGGGCGGTGAGCTGGCGGAGCGCAGCCAATGGGCCACGTTTTTGATGATGTTGGCGAGCCTGAACTTCTTCCTCGCCCTGTTTAACCTGGTGCCGCTGCCGCCGCTGGACGGTGGGCATATTGCGGTGGTCTGCTATGAAAAGGTTCGCGATATTGTTCGAAAAATGCGTGGATTGCGGCCGGGTGGTCCCGCGAACTATGACCGTCTGATGCCGGTCACCATGGCCGTGAGCGCGGTGCTGATTGGGGTGGGTGCGCTGGTGATTGTCGCCGACGTAGTCAATCCCATTCGAGCATTCGGCTGA
- a CDS encoding DUF2631 domain-containing protein: protein MAGNHTPVPEVHNGVSTLDEPSAAWGWHDIGRGPIQIAGWVSVLFLLAFNFGNHKGNVETAWLLVLAALISIGLLIQLFQPKLNQVRTVTARNKPAGHQEPDWAHLQHTLQGPYADLTDSQLRALNIEPSSVQNRKVIEG from the coding sequence GTGGCAGGCAATCACACCCCCGTTCCCGAGGTCCACAACGGCGTGTCCACCCTTGACGAGCCGTCGGCGGCATGGGGCTGGCACGACATTGGTCGTGGGCCGATCCAAATCGCCGGTTGGGTTTCCGTCCTCTTCCTCCTCGCGTTTAACTTTGGCAACCACAAAGGCAACGTAGAAACCGCATGGTTGCTCGTTCTCGCCGCACTGATCAGCATCGGGCTGCTTATCCAGCTCTTCCAGCCAAAGCTGAACCAAGTGCGCACAGTGACCGCCCGCAACAAGCCGGCCGGCCACCAGGAACCAGACTGGGCTCACCTCCAGCACACCCTGCAAGGCCCGTACGCAGATCTCACTGACTCACAGCTGCGTGCCCTGAATATCGAACCTTCGTCAGTCCAAAACCGCAAGGTCATCGAAGGTTAA
- a CDS encoding transposase family protein, with product MTKQNTNALYRWANTSKCSTDEIIALANDIETAGYTHHCPLSLGLVSSLECALVYYWSENLPQRVIATIYGVSQPTISRAINAVLDLLERFLPTAPTVEDLVPTRHRVLDGTLVPCWSWKGQQQLISGKRKATGHNLAVLTDQNGNIEYISPPMPGRSHDKRIADKLGITTVLPGDYVTADLGYVGTGFDIPQKRNNGQKVLEPWQQRFNNALASIRWVVEQAIAHIKNWRILHTDCRLPIATTKRTIQTLTKLFFYRNP from the coding sequence ATGACAAAACAAAACACAAATGCCTTGTACCGCTGGGCCAATACTAGCAAATGTTCGACTGATGAGATTATCGCGCTAGCCAACGACATCGAAACCGCAGGTTATACACATCATTGCCCCCTTAGTTTGGGGTTAGTCAGTAGCCTGGAATGCGCTTTGGTCTACTACTGGAGCGAAAATCTCCCGCAACGTGTGATCGCCACGATCTATGGGGTGTCCCAACCCACGATTTCCCGCGCCATCAACGCAGTCCTTGACCTTCTGGAACGCTTTCTCCCAACCGCACCAACCGTGGAAGACCTCGTACCAACGCGCCATCGCGTCCTCGATGGGACATTGGTCCCATGCTGGTCATGGAAAGGGCAACAACAGTTGATCAGCGGCAAACGCAAAGCCACCGGCCACAACCTCGCAGTCTTGACCGACCAGAACGGCAATATCGAGTACATCAGCCCGCCAATGCCTGGGAGATCTCACGATAAGCGCATCGCAGATAAGCTGGGCATCACCACCGTGTTGCCAGGCGACTATGTCACCGCCGACCTTGGGTACGTAGGTACTGGTTTTGACATCCCCCAGAAACGCAACAACGGGCAAAAGGTTCTCGAACCCTGGCAGCAGCGCTTCAACAACGCTCTTGCATCCATCCGCTGGGTCGTCGAACAAGCAATCGCCCACATCAAAAACTGGCGAATACTTCACACCGACTGCCGATTACCCATAGCCACCACGAAGCGCACAATACAAACCCTTACCAAGCTATTCTTCTACAGAAACCCCTGA
- a CDS encoding HSP90 family protein: MSKSSENLREERFRVDLGGIVELLSRNLYSGKDVYVRELLQNGMDAVTAAASETGGSVRGRVRFVVDGTTLRITDNGIGLGEAEAKRLLATIGGSSKRDEFGLGRSDYLGQFGIGLLSCFMVTDEIVVYSRSAREGARPVRWQGNARGTWTVTELGAAELPAELARLAHGTTIVLRSLPGERGFNYRDMRDLIERYGEFLPIELTVERPGTDPEPIGAFGKGRVPVWEASALAQRQWCSDNFGFEPFDIIPLDVPVAGFRGTAFVLSEGAHPGRSTRHRLYLRRMLLSNKVTDLLPEWAYFVRVVGNTDYLQPTASRDALFEDSLLLETREALGDAVREWLANLAQVDQYRFARFIGLHINGLKALAITDAQTRDLVVRSVPFETTFGLNTLQDLMADGALRFTRTDQQYRALLPIAAANGLQVLNAGYAFDEEILEQLRLDHPEQRIVEVNINDIVGAMLPSDPVEEARFLPLLHACHQALTGQGVTVILRDFKPATIPVLYLPQAAAAAGVVEDAARNAPGESGLEGILDVLADAAQHGGSGTVSAPDKPQLVINGSSPLAHQLLAAVDSPLVVAALRGLYVQALLAGNHPMNPQARAWASEVYTSLISTAL; the protein is encoded by the coding sequence GTGTCCAAATCAAGTGAAAACCTCCGCGAGGAGAGGTTTCGTGTAGACCTTGGCGGCATCGTTGAATTGTTATCTCGGAATCTATATTCCGGAAAGGACGTGTACGTTCGGGAACTCTTGCAAAACGGTATGGATGCGGTGACCGCTGCGGCATCCGAGACCGGCGGCAGTGTTCGCGGACGTGTTCGATTCGTGGTGGATGGCACCACCTTGCGCATTACGGATAATGGGATCGGCCTCGGCGAGGCGGAGGCGAAGCGGCTGCTGGCGACGATCGGCGGGTCGTCGAAACGCGATGAATTCGGCCTCGGACGCAGTGACTATCTCGGGCAGTTCGGCATCGGATTGCTTTCGTGTTTTATGGTGACGGATGAGATCGTGGTGTACTCACGTTCGGCTCGCGAGGGTGCGCGTCCGGTACGGTGGCAGGGCAACGCGCGGGGCACGTGGACCGTCACGGAGCTCGGCGCTGCGGAGCTGCCGGCAGAACTAGCGCGCCTGGCGCACGGCACCACCATCGTGCTGCGCAGTCTTCCTGGCGAGCGCGGCTTCAATTATCGTGACATGCGCGATCTGATCGAACGTTACGGCGAGTTTCTGCCAATCGAACTGACGGTGGAACGGCCCGGCACGGATCCGGAGCCCATCGGCGCATTTGGCAAGGGCCGGGTGCCGGTGTGGGAGGCCTCGGCGCTCGCGCAACGGCAATGGTGCAGCGATAATTTCGGTTTCGAACCCTTCGATATCATCCCGCTGGATGTTCCGGTGGCCGGGTTTAGGGGCACGGCGTTTGTGCTTTCGGAAGGCGCGCACCCGGGGCGTTCCACACGCCACCGCTTGTACCTCAGGCGCATGCTGCTTAGCAATAAGGTGACGGATTTGCTGCCTGAGTGGGCGTATTTCGTGCGCGTGGTGGGCAATACCGATTATCTGCAGCCAACGGCATCGCGCGATGCTTTGTTCGAGGACTCGTTATTGCTGGAAACGCGGGAGGCATTGGGCGATGCCGTGCGCGAATGGCTCGCGAACTTGGCGCAAGTGGATCAGTATCGTTTCGCACGTTTCATCGGTTTGCACATTAACGGTTTGAAGGCTTTGGCGATTACGGATGCGCAAACGCGGGACCTCGTAGTGCGTTCCGTTCCTTTCGAAACCACGTTTGGTTTGAATACGTTGCAGGATCTTATGGCCGATGGCGCGCTTCGCTTTACTCGAACAGATCAGCAATACCGGGCATTGCTGCCGATCGCCGCCGCCAACGGCTTGCAAGTGCTCAATGCGGGGTACGCGTTTGATGAGGAGATACTGGAGCAGCTGCGCCTTGACCACCCAGAGCAGCGCATCGTCGAGGTCAATATCAACGATATCGTCGGCGCTATGCTCCCCTCCGACCCGGTGGAGGAGGCTCGGTTTTTGCCCTTGTTGCACGCCTGCCATCAGGCGTTGACGGGCCAGGGCGTGACGGTGATTTTGCGCGATTTCAAGCCGGCGACGATCCCGGTGCTATACCTGCCGCAGGCCGCCGCTGCCGCCGGTGTGGTTGAGGATGCGGCGCGCAATGCCCCAGGTGAAAGCGGGTTAGAAGGCATTTTGGACGTGCTTGCCGACGCCGCGCAACACGGCGGATCCGGCACCGTCAGCGCGCCCGATAAACCACAATTGGTGATCAATGGTAGTTCGCCGCTGGCGCATCAATTGCTGGCGGCGGTGGATTCGCCGCTTGTGGTGGCGGCGTTGCGGGGTTTGTATGTGCAGGCGTTGCTGGCGGGCAACCATCCGATGAATCCGCAGGCGCGCGCCTGGGCATCCGAAGTGTATACATCGTTGATTTCCACCGCGTTGTAG